In the genome of Lathyrus oleraceus cultivar Zhongwan6 chromosome 4, CAAS_Psat_ZW6_1.0, whole genome shotgun sequence, the window GTAGGGGACATTAATAACTGTTGGAAAAGGTGTGGGAGTACTTTCTTGAATGGGTTCTAGAATTACGTGACTGGACTTGAAATATGGAACCGACTCGAAGAAGGTAACATCGTCCGATACTAGGTATCGTTGTAGATTATATGAATAATAACGATAACCTTTTTTGGATCGATGATAACCAAGAAAGACACACTTTAGTGATCGAGCTGAGAGTTTATCAAGACCAAGGGAGAGATTATGTACAAAACATGTGGACCTGAAGACCCGGGGAGGAATTGGGTGAATGAGGAATTGGGAAAAAGGATTGAATAAGGGATTTTATTGTTAAGGACATATGAGGGCATGCGATTTATAAGGTAACATGTCGTTAGCACATCATCCCCCCAAAACCGAAGTGGAACATTACCATGGAGAAGTAGGGTCCGAGTGGTTTCTATAAGATTCCGATTTTTGCGTTCGGCTACCCTGTTTTGTTGAGGTGTATGAGGGTAAGATGTTTGATGGAGAATACCATTGCGTGACATAAAATTATGAAATTGTTGGGATAAATATTCACGGACATTGTCACTTCTTAAGGTACGGATAGACACACCGAATTGAGTTCTTATTTCTTGATAGaattgttcaaaaatagaaaataattcagatctattcttcattaaaaataaccacgtgcaacgtgaaaaatcatcaataaaggtgACAAAATACATAGACTCAAGAGTAGAGACAGTACACGAGAGACCCCAAACATTGGtgtgaactaaagcaaaaggggGTGAAGCTCGTTTATTGACTCGATTGGGAAACTGACCACGGGTGTGTTTCCCTAGCTGACACGACTCACAATGTAAATTAGATACCTTCGATAAATTTAACACCAACTTATGTAGTTTGGAAAGACTGGGATGACCTAACTGAGCATGGATAGTGAGTGGAGAATCTTTGGCTTAGCATGTCTGAGATGACACTGAGAGGTAATAAAGGCCTTGAGACTCACATCCGACACCAATCGTCCGTCCCGAACTCCGATCCTGCAGGATAATATTATTGTTAGTGAAGGTGACACTACAATCAAGAGAACGAGTTAAACGACTGACTGAAAGtaaattaaatggacaattaaGTACATAGAGGACAGAAGTAACCGAGAGAGAAGGTAGAATTCGAACAGTATCAATCCCTTCGAATCGGGTTTGAGAACCATTGGCAGAAGTTATAGTAGGTAAGAAACCGGATGTAAAGAGGGAAGAGAAAAAAAATTTATTACCGATAACATGATTAGACATACCAGAACCAAGGACCAAAGATCCAAAAGAAGATGATTGAGAGAGACAAGCAGATGAATTACCAATGTGTGTTACCGAAGCAATAAAATCTAAGTTCTAATAATTCCGATACCACTGGAGGAAATCATCGTAGTTTGGCATAAAGTTATAAGCAATAGCCATGAGTATCAGATCTGAAACAATTTCCCTATGGAGAGTGGAGCGGTGGAAAAATTGTCGAGATCAGCCGTCGGACGTGCGGAGGTTTCTGCCGATGAAAAGTGGGGAACGGTTGGATCGGAAGAGGCGCTTCTGCTGATAGGTTACCAAAGAATTTTGAAAAGTGATAGGCAAACCAGAGTGATGACACGATTTGCAAAAAAAAATCTCACCGGAAGATAGTGGGTCAATCTAagggtgttcgcggtgcggtttgggcggttttaatgttaaaaatcatccgaaccgcaagagaGAAAAACAtgcggttcggtttggttcggttgaAGATTAAAAAAAAACAAACCAATGCGGTTTGAATTGGTTCGGTTGATGCGGTTTTTTACAATACTTTTATTATGTATAGTCAATAATAAATAAATACCAAATCATTCATACATAAACATTACCGAATAACAATTCACACATTACCAAACTTATAAAAATAGTATTCATAAAAAAGAGATTTGTAAAAATAGAATTATGAATTACAATTAAACTTTCTCTTTGTTCATAAAAAAACTACATAGTTGATAATTCATAATTCTTCATGTTTGTTCACAATGGCGTTTGTTTTCTCATAATAATATTGGTTCACGTGTCTTCTAGCATCCATCCTCATAATAATATTGGTTCATGTGTCTTCTAGCATCCATCTTGTTTGTTCACAAATGCAAAATTCAGTCAAATTGAAAGTCCTAATACGTAAGTTGTAACTGCTATTTAATAATTCAGCTCAATCTATAGAGATGTCCAGCAAAGTGCAAGGTCATGAATAGTTATAAAAATAAAAGTAAGTTACCTCTTTTAGCTCGGCTGAAGTTATAATATCAAAGTCCTTTGGTGTTTTCTTTAGAACAAGATCACGTACACAACCTCCTACTAGGTATACATCATATCCTGCGACAAGAAGAAAACAATTTATTGACATTTCAAAAGGATGCACAACAAAAGAATCAGCCAAAAGCAGCAAAACATATATACACCTGTTTCTTTTTTATAAAAACATCACAGTAGAATGAACAATCAGCAATAAATTTTAGATTTTAGACATGAATTTGTTAGGACTCTTCTCACTAATTTAATAGCTTAAAATGGACTGCAATAATCCACCAATGTTCCCACAACAACGTCATCTTCAAGTATAAGTATCATCTAGTAGCCTTATATTTACTCATGCTAATATAATCCCTATCCACAACGGAATTTAAAAGGAAGCAAATATTAAAACACATACCTTTTTTTCAAGCACGTATACTAATCAGATTCAATATCAGAAAATCCTTCATTTAGTTGCGGGATCGGAGCCATTTctaaaaatatatcaaatatatTAACAAATGTTAGACAAAACAAACAATTGAATAAAATAGAATCATGAACAAATAAAGTTTACAAATTTATATATACCTTGTTCGAGCTTCTCCAAGTCTTCCAAGTGCTCTTCAATATCCACTTTCAAAGGGGAAGATCTTAACCAATTTTGTGCACATATCAAAGCTTCAACAGTGTTTGGTGTAAGAGAGCTCCTATAACAACTAAGAACTCTACCCCCGGTGCTAAAAGCAGACTCCGAAGCAACAGTAGATATTGGCATAGCCAAGATATCTCTAGCCATTATACCAAGAGTAGGGTATTTGGTGGAATTTACCTTCCACCAATTCAAGATGTCAAAATCTTGACTTTTCTTCTCCCTCGTCTCCATGAGATACAAATCCACttcatttttatttaaatttgAATCTTGGTCCATGTCCTTCTCAAATTGGTCATCCATATGATCAGAAGATGTAACAAATTCTGATAGCTCTATTTCTTGTGCATCACTTTCGACTTGGCCTTTACTTAAGAAAAGACTATAGCTTTCAAACATTTTGTTTAATGTTTGCCTCACCTTATCACATAGAGAATCAGCAACTTCCTTATCATAAAACTTATCCAATCCCCACCGAATAAACTGGAACTTACGCCGAGGATCAAAAATGACAGCAATAAAGACTAGCTTATTCATCTTTATGACATCCCCCCAATACTTATTATATTTGTCGTTCATAGCATTAGCCATATTTGTAAGTAATGGGTCATCTTTATGATATTCCGTCCAAGTCTTCAATGCCCCCAATATCGTACAATGTTCCATGAAATATGTAGAAGATGTTACATAAGTTGAACCTGACACCTTTGTAGTGATTTCAaaaaacaacttcaaaaatttcacaaaacaCTTGGCATTATCCCAATCCTCATTATTTGGGATACCACCTTCCAACATCGCATACTCAACACACTTCTCACCTAATATTTTAAAGGCCTTTTGAAACTTCAATGCGCTTTCAAGCATAAGGTATGTGGAGTTCCACCTAGTGGGACAATCATATTGCACTGTAGACTTGTCTTGTATCCTTACTTCTTTAATACATGTCCTAAACCTATCTAAATGGCCAGGTGACTGACGAATATATCGAACCGCACTCCTAATTTTGGAAATTGAAGAATGCATTTTCTTCAACTTTAACCTATCATTGACAACAAGGTTAAGAATGTGGGCACAACATCTGACGTGTAAATGCTCTCCTTTTAATGGATGTGAATTCCAATCCTCCATTCTATTTTTTAGGTAAGAGATAGCAACATTATTTGAAGCAGCATTATCAACTGTGATGGTGAAAACCTTATCTATCATCCAGCCCTCCAAACACTTTTCAATCTTTTTCCCAATTATCTCTCCCTTATGAGATGTTATTGGACAAAAATTGAGAATTCTTTTACGCAACTTCCAGTCTTGATCAATGAAATGCGCAGTAAGAACCATATAATTAATATTTTGCACGGAAGTCCAAGTATCAGTTGTTAGACAGACACTTTGATTTGTTTTAGTAAACAAGTCTCTAAACTTATGTTTTTCACTCATGTAAAGACTCAAACAATCCCTAGCAATTGAAATCCTTCCCGGAAGTGGGAGCCTAGGTTGTGTAACACTCATAAAATAACGAAATCCTTCATTTTCAACAAACGAAAAAGGCAACTCATCCACAATTATCATTCTAGCTAAAGCTTGTCTACATAATTCAACATCAAAATGGATACCAACAAGTGTATTATTACTAGTTGCTTTACCGCCTTCTTGAAGGCTAAGAGTGGTTTGAGTAGGATCAAGAACACTCTTGGGATTTCTTTTACATTGATGCAACAAATGGTTATTTAAATTGGTGGTTCCATTTTTGTGTGAATCAGCAGCATACGACTTCGTACACCAATTACACTTAGCACGAGTACCCGAAGTGTCTCTTGTAAAATGATCCCAAACCCAAGATTTAGGCCTACAAGGTTTTTGTTTACCTGAATCTCCATCATTAGAATCATTAGCATTAGAATCACCAACTTCTCCAactttccttttctttttcttttgaacATTACCATCTTCATGTTTGTCCAAATCAATAGTTTGAGATGGATTTGCTGTAGGCATCGCCATCGATGGATTATTTTCAGACtgcaaatatatatacatatactGTTTGTTAATTTACTGCATAATATTTAAATTGCACTTAATTGAGTATGCATATAGTTCACTTAATATCCTATCACAAGTGACATAACAATGCACCAAACAAGTGACATAACAATGCACCATACATGACCAAACCAAACCAAGGCAATAAAAGGAAATCATGAACAAAAAACCTAACACAAAACCTGCAGAACCATGCATCATAGCAGACCACACAAAACCTACAGAAACAAGCCATGGCTATCCTACTACAGCAAGCCATGGTTATCCTACTGCAGCACCACACAAAACCTGCAGAAACAAGCATCATAGCAGACCTAACACATCATCATAACATGTAACAGATCAAGCTGCACATTTCCAATCATCATGCTAAGCATAAAAATTTCACAACAGGTTGTAGCAACCAACAATTATGCGTCATACATTGCAGCCAGCCAGTCCACGCATATGCACATCAATAATGTTGCAACCCTGTCATCAAGCATTTCACCCCGCATATGCACATAGCAGACCTAACATCATATTAATGATGCAAACATTTACAAGAAATGCAACCATTCACATGCACCCAATTGCAATGATCATACAAACAAACTTGTCATTCATAAGCCCTCAGTAAAACATCAGTTGTCGCCAACATATCCAAACCTAACATTCTACATCAAGCATAATAGATCAAAACATCATTCATCAAGGCTGCAACAGTAAATACAATCAAGAGCAATGCAACAGGGCAAGCAGTTCAATCATCACAAAGCATCATGACAACAAAAAATTTATCATACAAGGTATCATAATAACTTCACAAAAGTCCATTAACATAACATATCAATAACAACCAATGCAAGAAATTCAACAATGGTCACATATTCAACAACAAATAAATGAACAGCAACAAGTCATGAGATCACAATCCATTGATTCAAACCAGATATGCATTTTAACCATAACTGAACAAACTAATTGAATCCAAACTAACATTGTCACATcatcataaaactgaaccaatcAATCATTGACAACTAACCACAAATTATGAACTCACCCATCTCCCTAAAAACTCACAAATTACAGAGAATAATTTCTATATTTTACCTGATTTTCGGCAACAGAACTGACTTCCTTCTCAATAGTCATATCTAAGAAAGAGAGAAGAAGGGATATTAGAGAAGAGGAGATGAAAAACGAAATTGAAACATGAGGAAGCGAGAGATTTACCTTTCGACTGTGAAGAGGATGAAGATGAGAAACTAATTTGTCTTTGCCTTCCTTCTTCTGTGTACGATTTTGTCTTTGCCTTTGCCTGTGTACGATTTTGTCTTTGCCTTCTTCTGTTGCTAACCCTAGGTTTTCAGGTTTCTTTCTTTAGAAATGGGCTTGGGTTTGATGTAAAATAAATGGGTTGTAAATAAcgcggtttggtttggtttggtttgaaAATATAAACCGCAAACCGAACCAAACCGCGCGGTTCTATCATAAAGTGGCCCAAACAAATCtgaaccaaatgcggtttttgCGGTTTTCGGTTTGGTTAGGTTCGGTTTGCGGTTTTTTATTGGGCcggtttggttttgaacacccctaggTCAATCGGGTAAAGTACGGCGAAGAAAGAATTGCCTCTTAACAGGCTCTAGATACCAAGTTGAAATACAAGAGATTAAGAGACATTTAAATAAACCGTGTATTTTAAAAAGCACTACGGAGACTTTATTAGAAAGAGAGATtataactaattacatgatataaTCAATAAGGAACTATTTgatatacaaatattcttaatattatatttaaaaatatcAACGTATACGTGTTTGACTTCCTTGATTCTAtaaaaaaattcttatttgaAATAATGAAATATGATAAATCATAAATTTCGCACTTTTCAAACAGTTCTAAATTATATGTTAAATAATTTAATCTTTTTTTAAGCAATACTGCAATATTTCTCACCTTATTTCAGTTCTTAGAAAAAGAATACTAGTAGTAAGCTTTTAGCTACCAAAAGTTAAGAGTATTAAAAATCACTTAAAGAACTGCTAAGAGGCAAAACTTTTGAATATACATAAAATATTACAAGACTAATGATTGAACTTATACTATACAGAAAGAATGGATGATTAGACCTAAAATAAACCCATGTTCATCTCCAGAATGAAATGCTTTCCCAAGTTAAGGACTATTTGCTGTCCCACATGAACTTGTGTTTTGCCTCTTGTAAATAAGATTGAAGAATGGCTTCTGCAAATTGCATATTTTCTCATGCAAGTTGTCCTCGTCGACGACCACTTTCGATGAGGCATTTCGCGCACTAGGGATTAAAATCAATAATAAAGCATCTCAAGAGAATCATTACTCATCTCCAAAGCCACGCAGGTGATTTTTCAACTGTACAAGCTTTACATTTCCGTCCCCGCCGCATGTTAGGAAACCATGCGGAACAACTTGAATGTCTGTAACAGCAGCCTGCCACAATTTAAGCTAACAATATTAGTTTGTTAAAATAAGCTGATTTCGTGTTAACTCAACAGATTTTTGACATGAAAAAGTCAAAAACATTTACCCGAACAACGCCGCCGAATCCACGAGAGCCTGACTGGAGAAAAGTGTGCTTTTCATGTATCTTAGGCCAGTGATGTATTAACCTTGTGCTTTGGGCATCCCAGAGCTTGACATCTCCATCTGAGCTTCCACTCAAAAACAAGCTCGTATTTGGGATGGTAGCTATTTTTGTGACACTCCCTAAGATCATACAAAATTATGCAGATTATTAGATAAGAAATAAACCGAAACTACCAATGTAGATAAACTTTCTTTACCTGAGTGTGCCTTTGGAATATACCAAAGCATCCCATCTACATTATGGTCCTTGTCGTAATTCAAAGATGCGAGAGAGCTTCGCCCAATGCTATCAGAACGCTTAGTTCTTTTAGCCTTTCCAGTAGCTATATAGCGGAAGTCGTGAAGTCCAACATCACCGCCTTTACCACCGGTCACAATAAGAGGGGAAACGGAACCACTTCCTAGTTGATTGTCAAATACAGAAAGGGAGCGTGCACCACCTTCACAAGACAGGCCAAGATTAGCACATAAAATAGGCGAGCCaatttttcttaaataaaacaGGACACAAATCTTTCTTTTAAACTAAAACGATAAATAAATCTTATTCCTCCCTTCGGTCTCGAATATAATCCTGAGGAATGCGATATAAACATTCATTATTCTGTAGTTTAGAAATAAACCTTCATGACATAAAATGGAAGCTCGAGAAGTTGAAGGTGGAGCTAAAGTATCCCATATAACCACATTGACAGCAGTAGAGCTATATCCTGCCACGGCTATTATTGATCCGCTAGAGGAAATGTACGTGACATCGCTGAAATCAAACATAAAATAGATTTTCAGTTACACGAGTAAATTGAAACAAATAACAACTTTAGGAAAGAAAAAATGATAATTAGAAGATATCAACAAAACGCGATAAATACACTCGTAGAAATCCATCCTAAACATGATTCAAATGGTTAATATAATCAACTAGAAAAATTTTAATAGCAATTTTCAGAGTGCAAACCAGAGTGAAAAATAATGTTTTTCAAAAGCTAATTGTAATTTTCATGATGCTTATATTTTGAATCAAATGTTAACACCCAAAGACAACTTAAAATGAAGGGAGGATAAAATCATAACTCGGTTTTAAAAACAAAGTATACATACGATGCTTGGCCATTGAAGCAGAGGGATGATTCTGTTGGACGAATGTTGCTCCTTCCTCCTACCTCTAGCTGCCATGTGCAGACGGTTCCATCTAATGCAGCACTGGCAAAACGATGCCCAAAGTGGTCAAATTGTAAAGCTGAAATTGACGCAAGAGCATAAGGTGGAGGGACATTAGCAGCAGGCAGCACCCCGTATGTAGCAGTAGCTTTGTCCTTATTGAACTGTACATTATAAGGCTCCTCGTTAGCCATAAGCTTGAAACATCGACAATTAATGCAATTAATCAACTCACTAGAGTAATCTTTGCAATTGTGTTTATATCTACATTCACAGCTATCATCATGAATGTACAGACACTAAAGATTTTCTAACCTCCCACAAGTAAATGTGTGTATTGCTTGAACCAACCAAGAAGAATGGCCTCATTGGATGACTAGAAAACGCCCGGGTACTTGTATTCTCCAAAGTGGCAGGTGGATCAACAAAATCTTCAAAGTCTTGTTGAGTTTCCCAACCCAATCCAGAGGCACCAATACCAGCATAACCTAGCATTCCTAAAGATCCACCGCCTGTCAAGTCTCTGCTGGGCCAAGCTGAAGAATCCATACCCACAGTTGCACCACCAAGACCGAGGTGTGCCCCTTTCTTGCTTCCAAGGCCAATACCAGGAGAAACACAAGTAGGTGCAGGGGTGGATTCTGAACCTGCCCATCCGTTTTGTGGCCAATCGGCCTTGGTCCACAAAAGGTCTGCTTCGCCACTAAAAGGTGTCTCATCTTCCAAGTGAAAGAATACTATACCCTGAATTGGATAAGAGGAAACAGAAACGTTTACACACTTCGCTGGATATTCAAATGATGGAATGATAAGATTCTAGTGTGAGTTTGATTGAATTGAAACTTAACACAAAGGTCTAGGAGGAGGAATAAGTATAATCgtaaattaattatatttataGTTATAAAATTATAATTTCATATTATAATGATACATATAACCATTAGAATCTCAAATATGTTGGTCCTTATATGCAAGTTATTATATGATCTTTTCTGCATAAGAAACAGACATGTAAATGGTGTTTAAACAAAAAATCATCCAAAGCATCAGAATGGCAGGAAATTAAGAGAACAACCTTACGATTGCTAGCAACTGCAGCTTCCTGTTGATTGGTAGAGTTTATACACAGTGCCTGCTCAAACATAGCATTAATGTTATTCTTATATTTGCATATATGATGCTATATGAAAATGAGTAGATAGAAGGGATAATAACCACCTCCAAAAGTTCTCCATTTCTCTTGTAAATTTCTCTGGGACTCTGAAAGTCTTCAATATTTGCACAAGTTGTTTCTTTCTGGTTGGAACTAGCAGAAGCATGGCTGCTTGGAAACATTCTTTTAACAGGAGATTCTACTTCGTGATTAGCAGATAATTTGCCAACTTTGCTTTCATCATTATGTGAATCATCAGTTTTATGCAACCCTGTCATAATTGTATACAAGTCATTCCATTCTTTGATAGGCTTATGGTCCGAATCCTTTGACCAATTGAGTTTCTCCTGTGCAAAGCAGTCGCGTATCAATT includes:
- the LOC127137948 gene encoding zinc finger BED domain-containing protein RICESLEEPER 2, producing the protein MAMPTANPSQTIDLDKHEDGNVQKKKKRKVGEVGDSNANDSNDGDSGKQKPCRPKSWVWDHFTRDTSGTRAKCNWCTKSYAADSHKNGTTNLNNHLLHQCKRNPKSVLDPTQTTLSLQEGGKATSNNTLVGIHFDVELCRQALARMIIVDELPFSFVENEGFRYFMSVTQPRLPLPGRISIARDCLSLYMSEKHKFRDLFTKTNQSVCLTTDTWTSVQNINYMVLTAHFIDQDWKLRKRILNFCPITSHKGEIIGKKIEKCLEGWMIDKVFTITVDNAASNNVAISYLKNRMEDWNSHPLKGEHLHVRCCAHILNLVVNDRLKLKKMHSSISKIRSAVRYIRQSPGHLDRFRTCIKEVRIQDKSTVQYDCPTRWNSTYLMLESALKFQKAFKILGEKCVEYAMLEGGIPNNEDWDNAKCFVKFLKLFFEITTKVSGSTYVTSSTYFMEHCTILGALKTWTEYHKDDPLLTNMANAMNDKYNKYWGDVIKMNKLVFIAVIFDPRRKFQFIRWGLDKFYDKEVADSLCDKVRQTLNKMFESYSLFLSKGQVESDAQEIELSEFVTSSDHMDDQFEKDMDQDSNLNKNEVDLYLMETREKKSQDFDILNWWKVNSTKYPTLGIMARDILAMPISTVASESAFSTGGRVLSCYRSSLTPNTVEALICAQNWLRSSPLKVDIEEHLEDLEKLEQGYDVYLVGGCVRDLVLKKTPKDFDIITSAELKEYTSLSSLSFVSSPKTSSEALSHPEWRQSMIDEMCTLQSSGTWELVPLPYEKYLVGCCWLYTVKVVPDAKTTSVRLLLAITAIRHWPLHKLDIKNAFLHGDLEEEVYMEQPPVFVAQKESSNMACRLHRSFYGLKQSLRAWFGRFITVVQQFGMVRSEADHSVFYRHSTQWCIYLIVCVDDIVITDSDQQGILQLKQHLSNQFQTKDLGKLRYFLGIEVAQSKDGLLISHRKYAMDILEETSLLNAKPADTHMDLGVKLLPNQGILYLTQEGIKDWLES